The sequence GACCTGGAGCAGATCCTGACGCAGTACACCACCTTCGTCAAGCCGGCCTTCGAGGAGTTCTGCCTGCCGGTACCGCCTTCCGCTTGCCCGGGGACCTCCTTCCCCCCTTGTCAGAAGGCTCCCCGTGCCCATTCTGTGAGAGCCGAGTCGTGGACGGACACAGTCTGCTGTATACGTGGAGAAGTTAGCCACTCGTGCTCACGGTCCCGGGGAGCGGTTCTCAGCTGGGAATGGGTCCTCTGTCCGCACCTCTCCTCCCCGTGCCAGGCTTCACCCCATGCACCGGCATCACCTCCTCCCAGGCTCTTGTCTGCATCTGTCCAGGGCACTGCTCGTCCACTGCCCACACTGTCGTCTCCTCCCCCCAGCCCTTCTGAACGGGGGCAGGGATCTCTGTCTGTCGGCTGCCAGAGTGCTGTCTGGTGCATACTAGGTGCTTAAAAAGTTCCTCCACACCGTGTGTTTCTCTGGGGTGGAGGAAGGTCCGGCTGGCGTGCAGAGAAGGAATTCACTGTGTGCGGCCATCTGTCTTTTCCTCCATCTCACCTTTTCACTGGATAAGATTATGGAGAGATTTAAAGGGAAATTTCACAATATTTTGATTCCTAAAGGgaaaagtgaggcacagaggaaTTAGAAGCAGGATTCCTGCTTTAGATAAATGGGACAAAGGAGTTCTGTTCTTGCTAGttcatgaaaacattttattttacattcacGGTCTTGGAGTTTCTAGAAAATCATTAGGAAATTGATTGTTGTGCAGCCTCTTATCCCCAGAAAGACACTTTTGAAAAGTAGGTCATTTACCGTGAAGCTCTGGATGCCACGTGTGACCGGGTGCCCCTGGATGGAGGCAGAAGTGTTCTCGGGCagtccctccccgcccctccccttcaCGGGGAGCCACGGCGAGGTGCCTGAGTTACCCATGTCCCCCTGCTAAGACCTTTCTCAGCCCTTTCCTGGTCGCCCCCCGCCTGCCCACACAGCCAGCAGAGTGGCCCAGCCCCATGGGAGTTTGGCCCTGGGTCTCCTTTGCCTGCAGACACGGCTGCCCGGGGACCCAGTCTGTCCCCGTtcctcccgccccccgccccccggctcATCTTTTGAGacaggcctccttggcccaggtCCACATCCCGGCGGCACTCAGCAGTCTGCCGGCCTCCCTCCGCTCATTCGGAGCTGCCCCCCACCTCTCCCAGCAGCACTTGGGGTCCCTCCTCAAAGGCACCATAGGCGCCCGGCAGGAGTGGGCTGCTCGGCGTGGGAGCAGAGGAGGGGCGAGGCAGGAAGGGGAGCAGGTCCCGCGACGTCCCTGCCTGGGGCGCAGCCCTGCTCTTGCAGGGCTCTGCACCGTGTGTGCACTGGGAGGGCGCCCCACTTCAGCCGGCCCGGAGCGCCAGGCGGTCAGCGCAGAGAACTGGCCCCGACCGCGGTGCGCACAGAGACCAGCGTCTGGGAGCGGCCGGCAGACGCGCGCCGTCCCTTCCCGCTGCTTCGGCGTGGCTTCCGTCCCTTGTGGGCTCTCGGTCTCTCACCTGCGCCCCTGCCCCCGCCTCCTCACCCTTCATGGTGGCCTGCGCGTGCGCCCCGCGTCTAGGCCCAGGCACGCCGAAGGCATCTCACAAGaccttccttttcttgccttgcAGACAAAGAAGTACGCAGACGTGATCATCCCTCGAGGGGTTGACAACATGGGTAAGGAGCAGGCCtgtgccgcccccaccccccagggccaTGCGGCAGGCACGGCCCAGCCCATCCAGGCTACTGAGACACCCCCGGAGGGTGAGGCCCGCCCACGTACACGTGTGGCGCAGGTTTACAACACACTGAGAACACGCAGCACATTTTACACCTTAAAGTGACACAACGTGCAACGTCAGTTAAGTTTCAGTAAAGGAGGGAAAAAACACAGAGGACTGCTTGACAGGGAGCCCCTTGCTGGCAGAAGTGTCACACCTAGGGTCGTTAACAGAAGCCTGCGCCACCAGGCCAGCTCGGCTTTACCGGGCCCAGCCTCAACGGGCACCAGTCTGCCTGCTGAGGCTCGCTGGCAGGCGGATGCCTGGTGGAGGGAAGCATGCGCCTCGCGGGTAATGGCAGGTGGCAGCTGACCCCGCCCGTGTGTCCCCGCAGTGGCCATCAACCTCATCGTGCAGCACATCCAGGACATCCTCAACGGCGACATCTGCAAGTGGCATCGCACAGGGGCCAACGGGCGCAGCCACAAGAGGACGTTCCCGGAGCCGGGGGAGCACCCTGCGGTGCTGGCCTCGGGCAAGCGCTCGCACCTGGAGTCCAGCAGCAGGCCCCACTGAGGAGCGGGCTGCTCAGCGCCCGGCGGGCCCAGAGAGGACACGTGGCCAGGACGGGGCGCTGTCGGGGTCCCGGTTAACTTGGGAGACCTGGACGAGTTGTCCAGACCGTGTGACAGGTTCTCTGCCGGCGGCCCTGACCTCTTCCCCCGCTTCCTCATGTCACGGGGGCTGGAAGGGCTCTTCGCTGCTGAGAATGGCCACAGAATATGTGGTACGCGAGGCCCATGTTTGGGGGAATGATGAAGAAACAGCCAGGTCACCGTGATTTTGACGGTGAACCCCTGGCGAGAGAGACTAGCGTGACCTGGTTCACGCACGTGTAACTGGAACACAAGTTTGAAGAGATAAGCCTCTTCCGTTTTACTTGTTACACAACCACACGTTTTCTGTTTACTCTGGTTTCCTAACACCACGCTCGCTGTGACCTAGTAACCCAACTTCATGACCCACTGGCGGGTCATGATCCTGGTACACACTGATCTGGTACGCAAGGAGCCACGGAGAGGCGTCCCTCCTTCTGGCCTGTGCTCCGAAGGCAGAGCCAGGAGGGAGCCCTGGGGAGCAAGCTTTTCCTTAACCAGCACCACACACATAGCCGGGGTCccctggcccagcccagcccagccctgcccgcCTGCTTTCCTGCGAGCACAGCGCCTGGCTCGGCGCCCCAGAGCCCGGGCTGCCATCTGGACAGGCCCTTCCTAGTGTAGCCCGTGGCCAAGGCGTGTGTGGGTCGGGGAGGCGGCCCACCGTGGCCAGTCCCTTGTGCCTGCCCAGTGACCTTGCCTCCCAGACACTGGTGGTCTGGTCCTGGTTTGTCCCGCCTCCATGTGGCAGCTGTTCTGTAAAAGTGGTCCCCCCCGTTGCCGCCAGCCGTCGAGTGCTAACTAGTTACACAGGGACGTCAGGTGAGCTTGGCTGAGCTCGAGGGCTGGTTTCTGATGACTCTGATGGTTTTGTCAAGTTTACTGTTCTTTTTGGAGAGAGAACCAATAAATAACACCAAATGTGAATGCCAGTTTGTCcctttttaattacatttaaaaggGCGGAATCAGGACCAGGAAATGTGTGGATGACAGGCTACTGCTCACCTCTCGGCAGGCTCCTCGAGTGGGGGTTGGGGATCACCAAGAGGAGTCATGGccggcctcccccagcccccttgGGCTGGCGTTCCAGGGCTCACGGGCCACTGAACCGTGAGGGGGAGTTCCCAGGGCCTCACTAGGTCAGCAGGAGCAGGGGCCCGGGTTGAGCCCACCACCAGCCTCTGTGAGCAGGACTGGGCCTTGCCTGGGTCGCTAGAATCAGcccctccctgccttttctcGGCTGTGGCGAGTCCCACCCAGCAGCTCCACGCTCGGTGAGTGCACGGGGCTCTTAGAAGGCGGCAGTGAGGAGGTGCTCTTTAAGATCAGGGAAAACAGACTTTGCTGAAAACGAGGTGCCTGTCAGAGGGCCGTTTCTTCAACGAGACCAGAGCAGAATCCCAGCCAAGCCCATGTCTCCACCAAGCTCAGAGCGGCTCCGCCTGCCCGCAGGAAAGGCCCGTCCAAGACCTTGTCCACACCCAGCTCTGCTGCCTGTCGGTGAGTCCGCGTCCCGCTAGTATTTCCGGATCAGGATGTCCCAGCTGTCTTTCCAGCGAAGGGCCTTGAGCTCACTGGGTGACAGTGACCTGTCCCCGTAGGTCAGCGGGCGCAGCATGTTGGATACGTGACAGGCGGAGGTGAACCAGGCCACAACCAGGGCCGTGAAGAGGCTCCTCTGGAGCTGGGACCTGCCGGCCCAGAGCAGAGCACGGCGTGGGGGGGCTGGCCCTTCCCACGCGAGGTCCCCTCGGCACCCCAGCCGGAGTGTCAGCCCTCGTCAAGTCCTGCCAGACCGACTCAGCGCCGCTCCTCACTTGCTCTGCTTCCTGAGCCCCAGCTCCTGCCCCATCTCAGCAGCAGGAGCACAGAGCTCCTCCTGAGCTGCTCCAGGCCCCCTCTGGTTTACAGGCCCCCTGGTGTATCTGCTGGGCCCCACGCGACCCGGCCACTGGCCGCCCCGtgcctccctctcctttctctgttcTGGTGTCCTCCAGGCCGAAGGTCCTTCCCTGCGCGTATCCCCCAGCTTCACCTCCCACCAGCCTTAGCTTCAAGCTTGGAACCCCATCCACACCACGCTGGAATCACCATTCGTGACTCCCctggaccccaccccacccccgaccaGGGGCGCGTGGCTGCCAAGGCCTGGTACCTACCTGCACAGGTGGTCGCCAATGTGCTCCAGGACCACGGGCAGCAGCAGGATCTGGAAGGTGAGTGCCGGCAGGTAGTGGTAGAGGAAGAGCGTCTTCTCCATCAGGAAGAAGGGCAGGTAGTTCACGGCCCAGCCCCCGGCGCACAGAGCCCCAGCCAGCACCCAGCGCAGCCAGCGGTCTGCGGGGGAAGGCCGTCTTGAGCCGGGAGGCTCCCTGCCGCCGGGCAGGCTCACCTCGTCGTCCACAAGCGAGCCCGTGAACTCGCGGCCCCTGCTTTCTGTCTCCCATCCCAGCCCTCCCACCGCCTCTGGAGGAAGAGCAGACTGTGTCTCGAGAACCGCCTGGACTTCCTGCTGCCCCTGCCGAGCCCGTCCTGAGACGCCAGCCCTGGGCCAGGCCCAGCTCACTCCTGGTGCCCTGAGGGTCTCCCAGTCTCGCTCctcagggggcaggggtgggcctGCACCGTGCACCTGCCCAGGAGCCGGGACTAGTAGAGAGAACGACCAGAGAGGGCGCCTCCCCGCCCCTGGCGGCCTTCGCGGCCCACCCTGGGCATTGGTTCCTTTCCCCTATCAGGACGGTTTTTAGGGGGTTTCTGTTCTTGCAaaccagccccctccccccgTGCCTCCTGGCAGCTCTGTCCCATCAGCCACTTCCAGGGGTGCTGGGGTTAGGGAGCAATTCAGGCCCGACACCTGCATGGCCCTGGAGAAGCCTTGAGGGCGATGGGGACTGGAGCGTAGCATCCTGTCTCTGGGGAAGAGACAGAAGTGCCCTTGGGGCAGAAACAAGAGGTGGCCCCAAGGCCACACTTGCTGATGCGGCCCCGAAGTACACGGAGCTCTGGCCCGAACCAGAGGGACGGGGTGCAAGAGGCGCGTGGGCCGCAGCACAGACCCTCGGGGAGGTCGCAGGCTCTCCTTCTGCGTCTGAGCAGGTACCAGATGAAGAGCAGGGCGTACACCAGGGTGGCGAGGCTGGCCGAGGCCCAGATCACGACATTCCCGAGCAGGTGGATCTGCGCCTGTGGGAGGGAGAGGCTGGTTGGTGTGGTCCAGGGCAGGCGCGGGCGCCGCCCCACCCTCAGCCCTCACGGCCAGGACGGACGTGCAAAGGTGCTCAGCTCTGTAAGTGGAATCAGAGCCGGGAGTAGACGGGGTTATTTCTGGACAGCAGAGAGGAGGGGGACAGGGACGCTGATGCAGAGCAGCAAGGCGCTGAGACCAGAAGGTCCTCAGTGCCCGCTTCTCAGCAAGCCACGGCCCCCCACGTCtggggagggggaaaggggagTGCAATCCCCTAGCTTAAGTCATTACTGGGCACCGACCACATGTGTGTTTGCCCCTCCAGGTGAAGACACGCTGGACAGGGAAGCAGAACACTGACCGGCCTGGACACCAGGTGCCAGGTGGGAAATCAAGTGGGATGGTTTTAAAAACCACGTCGGCCGGGCACAGGGAACCACACTCTGCCATGGCAGCAGCAAAGCCGGGTCCCTCCCTGCGGACACCTGGGGACCTGACCCCTTGGCACCTCGGAGGAGCTCGGGCCCCGTGCTGCCAGAGCACTCGGAGAACAGCAAGCCCTCAGCTTTCATCAGGACGGCGCAGGAAGGCCGGGGCTTGGACGGATGCAGTGGCTACTCCTAACATCACAGGCCTCTTGGGTGCGGGCCAACTGCCCGCAGACGCTGTGCTTACACTGGTCCTGGGGTGCAGCCAGTAAGCGATGTTGGTGTCCAGCATGACCCAGTCCAGCGGCGTGGAGCTGTACTTGTGTTCTGAATCATCACTTCTCACCGTCAGCATCCGCCACTGCAGACAGCAGAGGCCACCAGGAGTCACCGGACAGCCAGATGCCCTTCATGGCCAAGGGACCTGCCAGGGGGCGGAGTAAACCGCTGCCCCTTTCATGGGGGCATCCAACCTCAAGTTCACTCAGGTCACCCGCAGAAGCAGCCCAGGAGGTGCCTCTGCCGGGCTCCAGTTTGTGGactaagggatgggatggggcggtAAGGGCGCCTTGACACTGGGGACGCTGAGTGCCTGGTGCCGAGTTCCCTGGGGCTGCGCCGTGTCGACCTGACCTGGGAGCAGTGCCACTGCTGCGTCGTGTCCTCGCCTCCTGACAGCTACTGCCAGCAAAGCCACACGGCAGGAAGGCCGGGGGGCCGGGGGCTGACGGTGCCAGGCATGACACGGACAGAGGACAGAGGGCGGCGGCCCTCCCTGCCGAGTCAGGTCCCAGTTTGAAGGCTGATGCTGAGCAGACCACGTGGCCTTCCCAGCGAGGGGCAAGGTCACCCACCCCTCTGCCCGCCCGTCACCTGCAGCTCGGAGAATCTGGCCATGAAGCTGAGGTTCCTGCTGATGTCCGCCTGGGTTGGGGAGTGCAGCTCCAGCTCCCTCTCCTTCTGCTCCTGGCCTGGCGGGCACACGGGGACCAGAGGATGCGAGCAGAACCCGGTCAGGGAGCCACCTAGGGCAGCCGCCGCTGCTTTCCAAAGAACCTGCCAGACACGGTCCGCGGTCCCCCACCCGCCTGGCCATCTTTCCAGTCGAAAGCTCTCCTTGGCCCTCCTTCCGGTGGCACTGCCCCCCTTGCCCACTAGACAGCTCTCACCACTTCAGccctgggagggagtgggggagggagggagaaggtccACAGTGGGGCCTGGAGCCTGAGGGCTGCCCCGCCCCCAGGAGCGCTCACTCCTGCCGTAGCGGTGCTCCTCCACGTTCCACACGGTGCTTTCATGGTAGCCCCAAAATTGCTTCTCCCCAACCACTTCCAGCTGCCGAAAGCCCCAGTCTGGGAGGGGCACTCCACTCAGCTGGCAAAGCAAGATGGTGGGGGGATCGTGATGGACGGCCTGGGCCCGCCCAGCTGGGGGGACCCTGCCCCAGGTCACCCACAGGGCAGTggctctcctctggggagctcaTGCCAGGGTTCAGTTCTGAGCCGTTACAGAGACCCCACAACCCCCCACAACCCCCTTCAGTCTGTCCCTCTGGGCAGGACCAGGGAGGCAGTGTCGCTGACCTTGAGGATGGCCGAGGTGTTCACATGCACAAAGCGGACCTCTGACAAGATGGTCTTCCAGACATCCGTGTCCGACTCCCTGTTCACAATGTCCTGTAAAAGCAGGTCTGGACCATTAGTTCACTCTTTGTCAGATTtccttaaatgtaaaaataaagaccAGTTACCATGGTGAGACTGGTATGATCTGATATGAGGGGACAGTCCCCCAAGGGAAGCTGGCATGGCTGGTCCCCAGACAGTGCCATTGACTTTATTCCAGAGGTCTGTGCGaggtgctggggggtggggacacCACCCTCTCCCAGATGCAGAAAGCCTTTCCAGTGGGGATTTAAGGATGATACTCCTCCCTGAGACCTCGGGCCAAACATGAAGATAGTGCAGAGGAAGGTCAGAGACTGTCCCCGCAAGACTGTGCCCTGAGCGGGGTCTCCTGGTGATGGGTAATAAAGAACTGACACTGGAAGAGCTTGGCACTGCTGGGTTTAACTTACGGGTGCCTGGCACGACCCCGGGAAGTCCAATGGCTACTGACAAGCCAGCACCCCGAGGGGCTGAGCAGGAGCAGGACAAGGAAGCCACACCCTCTGGTTGACCATCCTCTCTGCCCATCATGGAGCTTCAGGTCCTTAAAACAGGGGCGGGTGGGGCTGAAAGGGGCTGAGGCGCAGAGAAGGGGTCAGTGATGGGCCTCACCAGAGAGGGGAGCAGGCAGGACCTTCAGGACAATCCTGGGGACGAGGAGTAGGGGTGACAACCACATCAGAGCAGCCTcgggggaggggcagaggcagaTGCACGGCGCACCTGCGTGCAGCGCCCAGCACCTGGGCCCCGCTGTGCACAAACACAGAGGCGGCCTTCAGGGCCCCTGGCTTTGCATCACAGCACTGAGAACTCATTGAGGGGCTGGTGGTACGAGGCAGCTATGGAGGCTGAAGGGGAGCACACCTCTCCCAAAAGTAAGCTCAGTGCGATCACGGCCCTGCTGCTGCGTCTTGCACTCATGACCCTGACTTCAGACGGTCCAGCAGCCCAGCCATGGAACTTCCCTCCTGCGGCGTTGCCCAGGACGCCGTGTGCCACCCAGAAGAGCCAGTGGTTCACCCGCAGGAGGGCCCGGGGCCCAGGGGGACAGTGCCAGGAATTGCTCCTCCATGGCCCTGCCTGTCCCCAGGGAAGGGTTGATCAAAGAGACTCCCGGGGTGCCCAGGCAGCTGGTCTGAGCCGAGCTGTGGGAGAGGCCTCCTCCCCACGGCACTTTGAGACCCAGCCACTGCCCTGCAGCTTCTTCCTGGACACAGGAAAACCCCCTGGCTCCCCCTCTCTGTAGAACAGGGGGTCACTTGTTCCACTTGCGGTTCGGAAAGGGCCGTGATGCCCGTGCTCAAGAAGGCCGGGAACTCACCAGCCGCCAGAGGTTCTGGGGGGGCATGGAGATGTTGTAGTCAATGTAGCAGGAAACCTCCTGCGCGTGGGGGCTCAGGGGGGCTGCAACGTCGTGCCTGGAAAACCAAACAGTGCTGCTGGGGGCTCCCCAAGCTCTCCTGAAAGGCACTCACTGttctttaaggagaaaaaaaaacactttttttcatGAAACAAAGCCAGCTCAACCTTCAAGCACCTCGGCTGCCATTCCCCAGGGCGCTAACTCCCTCATGGAGGGCAGAGGCCCTGCAGCGACCATGCCTCCAGGGATGCATGTGATGGGGAAGCAGGGGGACGTCCATCTAAACCACGGGCTCACCATCCCCTTTGCAGAGGATAAACCGAGCCGGGAGCACAGCCTGACCACTGGGGGCTCCCTGACGCCAGGTCGTGGAAATGGCTGGGGCACCAAGAATACTGTTGCAAAACAAGCGCCCAGGGACATCAGTTCCCCTTGTTCACTTTCAGGGAAACCATGCCTGATCGGACTTTGCACAGGACCACATTGGGGGAGGACCCACAGTGAGCAGTAAGGAAGGGGCCCTCACGACCCTGGAAAAGTCAAATATGCTGCAGGCCCTGTGAGCACCACAAACAACACTGACCCCAGCGGGCACAGTGCACAAGAAACGCTTTTGGTGCAGGGACATTTCAGCTGACCCCTGAATACAGTGACTACACGGGGGCTTTCCTGGCGCTCagtggtaatgcaggagacacgggctctatccctgctccaggaagatcccacatgctgcagggcaactgagcccaagctctagagcctgggaactgcaactacgGAGCCCACGCGGCACCACTGCGGAAGCCTGAGCTCTAGAACCAGTGCTCCgaaacaagaggagccgccgaaatgaaaagcccaagcaccacaactagagagtagcctgcaggcaacaatgaagacccagtgcagccaaaaatataaatgaataaaattattctttaaaaaagtgaaagagtggGCCATGGTGGGGATGGCAGTGGGGTCTGAGctgaagaacattccaggcagatgagTGAGCAAAGGCCCCAGGGAGGCTGCACGGGGTCATTTTGGGACAGCAGGGGGCTAGGGTGACTGGCATGAAGTCTACCAGGGAGTTCGTGGGCTGGGTCCCAGCGGGGCCGGCAGCCAGGGGAGAGTGGGGAGTTATTCTGAGTGTGACGGTCACGCTGGATATCCCTGGAGGCTCTTGGCAGAGACGTGAGGTTGGTCAAGCATGAGTTTTCAGACGGAAAACTGCCTCTGTTTTGCAGAGGGTGCCTGCTGTCTGCAGAGGGCGGGCGATTCCCAGCGGGACtgggagtgagggcaggagggacTGGAGCCCCGtggatttcctgacccagggatggcagaAGGGGGAGAGGACAAGGCGGACGCAACGTGGAGAGCCCAGGTGTCcaagagggcagggcagggtccCTGAGGCCACGTGGTTGACCCAAGAGGCCAGGTGGAAGGACAGCAGAGGTGGCCCCGAGGTCAGATGCTCTGTCCCCCAACTCATGGCCTTCTTGAATTCGCTTCTCCTTTCAGCACGTGCCCCTGTCTGCCAGGGCACCCCACACATCACTCTGGATGGGACTCTCCTTCCCAGCCCGTGCGCCATCACTGaggtctcccctccccaccctcgaCACCTACTGCAGAGCAGGACCCGAGGCGGTGATGCAGGCACGCCTGCTCTGAGCAGCGGCAGGGACTCACGTGTTGAGGAGGCGGGTGGTCATGCCGTGCACCAGCTGCACGATGTCGCCGTGCCGCACAGGCCTTGGGGGGTTGTTCACCACCAGCTGAtgcctggaagagagcatggccaGGCTGGTGGGGTCCTCACTCAGGCTCTGTGGAGTCTCACAGCCACCCCGTCAGCGTGTTCCTCGTACGAGGTGAACGTACACATTTTATTTAACTCTTTTCTGAAACTTCGGGTCACTTCCCACGCTTCCTGGCGTGGCCCCCTTTGCCATCATCACATTGACTACAGCTgtgctatacttcaatttaaatctgaatttgtcaataaggagttcatgatctgagccacggtcagctcctggtcttgtttttgctgactgtatagaggttctctatcttcgactgcaaagaatataatcagtctgatttcagtgttggccatctggtgatgtccatgtgaagagtcttctcttgtgttgttggaagagggtgtttgctatgagtgCGTTCTTTTGGCctaactctattagcctttaccctgcttcattctgtactccaagaccaaatttgcctgttactacaggtgtttcttgacttcctacttttgcattccagtcccctaaactgaaaaggacatctttttagggtgttagttctaaaaggtcttgtaggtcttcatagaactgttcaacttcagcttcttcagcattagcggttggggcatagacttggattaccatgatattgaatggtttgccttggaaacgaacagagatcattctgtcatttttgagactgcttccaagtactgcatttcagactcttttgttgaccatgatggctactccatttcttctaagggattcttgcccacagtagatataatggtcaactgagttaaattcacccagcccagtccattttagtttgctgattcctaaaatgtcaatattcactcttgccatctcctgtttgaccactttgaatttgctttgattcatggacctaacattccaggttcctaagcaatattgctctttacagcatcggaccttgcttccatcaccagtcacaaccacaactgggtgttgtttttgctttggctccatctcttcattctttctggagttatttctccactgatctccagtagcatattgggcacctacagacctggggagttcatctttcagtgtcctatctttttgtcttttcatactgttcatggggttctcaaggcaaaaatactgaagtggtttgccattcccttctccaatggaccacattttgtcagaactctccaccatgacccatccatcttggatggccctataAGGcacggctcagatcatgaactccttattgccaaattcagacttaaattgaagaaagtgggggaaaccactagatcattcaggtaagacctaaatcaaatcccttacgattatacagtagaagtgagaaatatatttaagggactagatctgatagacagagtgcctgatgaactatggacagaggttcatgacattatacaggagacagtgatcaagaccatccccaagaaaaagaaatacaaaaaggcaaaatggctatctgaggaggccttacaaatagttgtgaaaagaagagaagtgaaaagcaaaggagaaaaggaaagatatacccatttgaatgcagagttccaaagaatagcaaggagagctaagacagccttcctcagtgatcaatgcaaagaaatagaggaaaacaatagaatgggaaagactagagatctcttcaagaaaattagagataccaagggaacgtgtcatgcaaagatgggctcaataaaggacagaaatggtatggacctaacagaagcagacgatattaagagatggcaagaatacacagaagaactacacaaaaatgatcttcatgacccagataatcacaatggtgtgatcactcacctagagccagacatcctggaatgggaagtcaagtgggccttaggaagcatcactacgatcaaagctagtggaggtgatggaatttcagttaagccatttcaaataataaaagatgatgctgtgagtgtgctgcactcaatatcccagcaaatctgaaaaactcagcagtggccatgggactggaaaaggtcagttttcatcccaatcccaaagaaaggcaatgccaaagaatgctcaaactactgcacaattgcactcatctcacacgctagtaaagtaatgctcaaaattctccaaaccaggcttcaacaatatgtgaaccatgaactttcagatgttcaagctggttttagaaaaggcagaggaaccagagatcaaattgccaacattcattggatcactgaaaaagcaagagttccagaaaaacatctacttctgcgttattgactatgccaaagcctttgactgtgtggatcacaacaaactgtggaaatttctgaacgATATGGgaatgaataccagaccacctgacctgcctcttgagaaatctatatgcaggtcaggaagcaacagttagaactggacatgaaacaacagactggttccaaataggaaaaggagtacgtcaaggctgtatattgtcaccctgcttatttaacttatatgcaga is a genomic window of Muntiacus reevesi chromosome 3, mMunRee1.1, whole genome shotgun sequence containing:
- the POMT1 gene encoding protein O-mannosyl-transferase 1, which gives rise to MLGFLQHPVVVTAEVNLNMVALTAVGLLSRLWQLAYPRAVVFDEVYYGQYISFYMKRIFFLDGSGPPFGHMLLALGGYLGGFDGNFLWNRIGAEYSSNVPVWSLRLLPALSGALSVPMAYEIVWELGFSHCAATGAALLMLIENALITQSRLMLLESVLIFFNLLAVLSYLKFSNSQKHRPFSPRWWFWLVLTGVACSCAVGIKYVGVFTYLLVLGVAAVHAWHLIGDQTLSNVRVLCHLLARAVALVVLPVLVYLLFFYIHLLLLYRSGPHDQIMSSAFQASLEGGLARVTQGQPLEVAFGSQVTLKNVFGQPVPCWLHSHQSTYPMIYENGRGSSHQQQVTCYPFKDVNNWWIVKDPGRHQLVVNNPPRPVRHGDIVQLVHGMTTRLLNTHDVAAPLSPHAQEVSCYIDYNISMPPQNLWRLDIVNRESDTDVWKTILSEVRFVHVNTSAILKLSGVPLPDWGFRQLEVVGEKQFWGYHESTVWNVEEHRYGRSQEQKERELELHSPTQADISRNLSFMARFSELQWRMLTVRSDDSEHKYSSTPLDWVMLDTNIAYWLHPRTSAQIHLLGNVVIWASASLATLVYALLFIWYLLRRRRRACDLPEDRWLRWVLAGALCAGGWAVNYLPFFLMEKTLFLYHYLPALTFQILLLPVVLEHIGDHLCRSQLQRSLFTALVVAWFTSACHVSNMLRPLTYGDRSLSPSELKALRWKDSWDILIRKY